The sequence AAATAGCAGATGTCTTTATAGTTCTTTTATCTATATGTGATATTTTAAATATAGATTTATTTAAAGCATTTTTAGATAAGGAAGAAGAAAATATTAAAAGAACTTGGTCAATAAATAAATAAAAATTAAAAAGAACTACTACAAATTGATAAATTTTGTTATAAATTTGTAGTAGTTTTTTATTGGAAATAAAGCTAAAAATAAAATTTAATAAAAAATTAAAATTTTTTTAATTTTTTTTGTTGACAAAGTATGTGAAAAATGTTAATATAACTCTTGCCGATAAGGAAAGGACATTAGCAACAGAATAGAGAAAAGACAAAAAAGCAACCATAAAATTTGGTGTTAAATAAGATAGCAAAGATGAGCTATTAAAAAGATTGAACGAAGAGTTTGATCCTGGCTCAGGATGAACGCTGACAGAATGCTTAACACATGCAAGTCTACTTGAATTTGGGTTTTTTAACTTCGATTTGGGTGGCGGACGGGTGAGTAACGCGTAAAGAACTTGCCTCACAGCTAGGGACAACATTTGGAAACGAATGCTAATACCTAATATTATGATTATAGGGCATCCTAGAATTATGAAAGCTATATGCGCTGTGAGAGAGCTTTGCGTCCCATTAGCTAGTTGGAGAGGTAACGGCTCACCAAGGCGATGATGGGTAGCCGGCCTGAGAGGGTGAACGGCCACAAGGGGACTGAGACACGGCCCTTACTCCTACGGGAGGCAGCAGTGGGGAATATTGGACAATGGACCGAGAGTCTGATCCAGCAATTCTGTGTGCACGATGACGTTTTTCGGAATGTAAAGTGCTTTCAGTTGGGAAGAAAAAAATGACGGTACCAACAGAAGAAGTGACGGCTAAATACGTGCCAGCAGCCGCGGTAATACGTATGTCACGAGCGTTATCCGGATTTATTGGGCGTAAAGCGCGTCTAGGTGGTTATGTAAGTCTGATGTGAAAATGCAGGGCTCAACTCTGTATTGCGTTGGAAACTGTGTAACTAGAGTACTGGAGAGGTAAGCGGAACTACAAGTGTAGAGGTGAAATTCGTAGATATTTGTAGGAATGCCGATGGGGAAGCCAGCTTACTGGACAGATACTGACGCTGAAGCGCGAAAGCGTGGGTAGCAAACAGGATTAGATACCCTGGTAGTCCACGCCGTAAACGATGATTACTAGGTGTTGGGGGTCGAACCTCAGCGCCCAAGCAAACGCGATAAGTAATCCGCCTGGGGAGTACGTACGCAAGTATGAAACTCAAAGGAATTGACGGGGACCCGCACAAGCGGTGGAGCATGTGGTTTAATTCGACGCAACGCGAGGAACCTTACCAGCGTTTGACATCTTAGGAATGAGACAGAGATGTTTCAGTGTCCCTTCGGGGAAACCTAAAGACAGGTGGTGCATGGCTGTCGTCAGCTCGTGTCGTGAGATGTTGGGTTAAGTCCCGCAACGAGCGCAACCCCTTTCGTATGTTACCATCATTAAGTTGGGGACTCATGCGATACTGCCTACGATGAGTAGGAGGAAGGTGGGGATGACGTCAAGTCATCATGCCCCTTATACGCTGGGCTACACACGTGCTACAATGGGTAGAACAGAGAGTTGCAAAGCCGTGAGGTGGAGCTAATCTCAGAAAACTATTCTTAGTTCGGATTGTACTCTGCAACTCGAGTACATGAAGTTGGAATCGCTAGTAATCGCGAATCAGCAATGTCGCGGTGAATACGTTCTCGGGTCTTGTACACACCGCCCGTCACACCACGAGAGTTGGTTGCACCTGAAGTAGCAGGCCTAACCGTAAGGAGGGATGTTCCGAGGGTGTGATTAGCGATTGGGGTGAAGTCGTAACAAGGTATCCGTACGGGAACGTGCGGATGGATCACCTCCTTTCTAAGGAGAATGTGTCTTTCTCTATTCTATTGGTAATGTTCTTACATTACTTCTGAACATTGGAAACTATATAGTAGAACAAACAAGAAAAAAATTAACTCTAAACAATTTCTTTAGAGTTAGCTGTCAAAAAATAGGTTAAAATAATTAAGGGCACACAAAGGATGCCTAGGTAGTAAGAGCCGATGAAGGACGTGGTAAGCTGCGATAAGCCTAGATAAGTTGCAATCGAACGTAAGAGTCTAGGATTTCCGAATGGAGCAATCTATTAAGATGGAGTCTTAATACGAAAGAGGGAACCGCGTGAACTGAAACATCTAAGTAACGCGAGGAAAAGAAAGTAAAAACGATACCCAAAGTAGCGGCGAGCGAACTGGGTCAAGCCTAAACCTTAAATATGTCAAGGATACAGCCGTTGTATTTAAGGGGTAGAGGGACAAAGTAGTGAAGAACTGTAAGATATTCAATATAGTGTATTGATGAATTAGAATTGTCTGGAAAGATGAACCGCAGAAGGTGAAAGTCCTGTATAAGTAAATCCTTACACATATAACTTTGCTCCCAAGTAACATGGAACACGAGGAATTCTGTGTGAATCAGTGAGGACCAAATCTCATAAGGCTAAATACTCTTACTAACCGATAGCGCATAGTACCGTGAGGGAAAGGTGAAAAGAACCCCTGGAGGGGAGTGAAATAGAACCTGAAATTGTGTGCTTACAAGCGGTCAGAGCCCATTTGGGTGATGGCGTGCCTTTTGGAGAATGATCCTGCGAGTTACGTTAAACGGCGAGGTTAAGTATAACGGAGCCGAAGGGAAACCAAGTCTTAATAGGGCGAATTAGTCGTTTGGCGTAGACGCGAAACCTGGTGATCTAAACCTGTCCAGGATGAAGCTGTGGTAAGACACAGTGGAGGTCCTAACCCACCGCCGTTGAAAAGTTGGGGGATGAGGTAGGTTTAGGGGTGAAAAGCCAATCGAACCAGGAGATAGCTCGTTCTCTCCGAAATGCATCTAGGTGCAGCCTTGAGTGTTCAATTATGGGGGTAGAGCACTGAATGATCTAGGGGGCATATTGCTTACTGAAATCAATCAAACTCCGAATACCATAATTTATAGCTCAGGAGTGAGACTATGGGAGTTAACTTCCATTGTCAAAAGGGAAACAACCCAGACCACCAGCTAAGGTCCCTAATTATAACTAAGTGGGAAAGGAGGTGGAGATTCACAAACAACTAGGAGGTTGGCTTAGAAGCAGCCATACCTTTAAAGAGTGCGTAATAGCTCACTAGTCGAGAGTCTCTGCGCCGACAATGTAACGGGGCTAAGTTATAAACCGAAGCTGTGGAATCCTTTTGGATTGGTAGGAGAGCGTTCTGTAGGCCGTTGAAGAAGAAGGGTAACCGACTTTGGAGGTATCAGAAGTGAGAATGCAGGAATAAGTAGCGAGAAAGGGGGCGAGAATCCTCCTCGCCGGAAGACCAAGGTTTTCAGGGTAAAGCTTGTCTTCCCTGAGTAAGCCGGGACCTAAGCCCAGGCTATAATGCGTAGGCGAATGGAAAACAGATTAATATTTCTGTGCCAGTCATGTATTGTGATGGAGGGACGCAGAAGGGTATGCGCGCGGACGAACGGAAGTGTCCGTAGAAGTATGTAGGGTGACTTAGTAGGTAAATCCATTAAGTTAAATCTGAGGTATGATATACAGTCGTAAGATGAATGCGCAAATCCCACGCTGCCAAGAAAAGCTTCTAACGTTAATATATGACTGCCCGTACTGTAAACCGACACAGGTGGTCAGGATGAGAAATCTAAGGCGGACAGGCTAACTCTCGTTAAGGAACTCTGCAAAATAACCTCGTAACTTCGGGAGAAGAGGAGCCCTTGTGTGTGAGTATACACGCGATACAAAGCGCACGAGGGTCGCAGTGAAGAGGCTCAAGCAACTGTTTAACAAAAACACAGGTCTATGCTAAGCTGTAAGGCGATGTATATGGGCTGACACCTGCCCAGTGCTGGAAGGTTAAGAGGAGGAGTGAGAGCTCCGAATTGAAGCCCCAGTGAACGGCGGCCGTAACTATAACGGTCCTAAGGTAGCGAAATTCCTTGTCGGGTAAGTTCCGACCTGCACGAATGGTGTAATGATTTGAGCGCTGTCTTGACGGGAGGCCTGGTGAAATTGTATTACCGGTGAAGATACCGGTTACCTACAGTAGGACGGAAAGACCCCATGGAGCTTTACTGTAGCTTGGTATTGGGTTTTGGCATTGCATGTATAGGATAGTTGGGAGACTGAGATGATATGGCGCTAGCTGTATCGGAGTCATCGGTGGAATACCAACCATTCAATGCTGAAATTCTAATCTGTGGTTTGTAGCCACGGAGACAGTGCTAGGTGGGCAGTTTGACTGGGGCGGTCGCCTCCGAAAGAGTAACGGAGGCGTTCAAAGGTTCTCTCAGGTTGGATGGAAATCAACCATAGAGTGCAATGGCATAAGAGAGCTTGACTGCAAGACTGACGGGTCGAGCAGATGCGAAAGCAGGACATAGTGATCCGGCGATTCCGAATGGAAGGGTCGTCGCTCAACGGATAAAAGCTACCCTGGGGATAACAGGCTGATCCTACCCGAGAGTCCATATCGACGGTAGGGTTTGGCACCTCGATGTCGGCTCATCGCATCCTGGGGCTGGAGAAGGTCCCAAGGGTTGGGCTGTTCGCCCATTAAAGCGGTACGTGAGCTGGGTTCAGAACGTCGTGAGACAGTTCGGTCCCTATCCACTGTAGGCGTTAGAATATTGAGAAGACCTGTCCTTAGTACGAGAGGACCGGGATGGACAAACCTCTGATGTACCAGTTGTCACGCCAGTGGCACAGCTGGGTAGTCACGTTTGGAATAGATAACCGCTGAAAGCATCTAAGCGGGAAACTAACTTCAAGATAAGTATTCTTTAAGATACCTTCGAGCCTAGGAGGTTGATAGGTTGGGGGTGTAAGTACAGCAATGTATTTAGCTGACCAATACTAATTATCGAAGTTTTAATCTAATATCTACTATATAGTTTCAAGTGTTCAGACTTGCGCATAAGAATATTATGTGATAAAATACATATGCTTGGTGAGTATAGCTATGGGGGTACACCTAGTTACATTCCGAACCTAGAAGTTAAGCCCATATACGCTGATGGTACTTGGCTGGAAGCGGCCTGGGAGAGTATGGATTTGCCAAGCAATTTTTAGAGGGAAGCTAGTTCTTCTCTCTCTTTTTTTTGAAAAAATAATATTAGAAATCTAAGATTATTATAAAAATAAAAAATAGGAGCTATTGCAATTTTATTTATAAGTTGCAACAACTCCTATATTTTATTATAAGAACCTTCTGGAATAACTTTTATCCAATTCCTCCAAGAAGTGCACCTGCAATTAATGCAACAAGTGCTAAAAGACAGTATATATATTTACCAGCTGGGTAGAACCAACTTCCAATTTTTTTAGTTGCTCCCATATTGACAGCTTCTTCTGCAAATTCTTTTCCTGCAACCCAGAAGAACATAATAGCAGCAAGCAATGCTCCAAGTGGACAAATATATATAGAAACAACATCCATCCATTGAGAAACAATACCTTGAATACAAATAGCAACTATACAACCTATAATATGGATAATTGCAGTTGCTGTAACACGATTAGCTTTAAATTTTTCTTGTAAAAATGCAACTGGAGCCTCATATAAATTAATAATTGAACTAACTCCTGCAAAAAGTATACATAGATAGAAAATAACCTCTATAATTCTTCCACCAGCCATATTATTCATAATATTAACTAAATAAATAAACATAAGCCCAGGTCCACCAGAAGATAATTCAGCTCCTCCAACAGCCATTGCTGGAATAATTACAAAAGCAGCAAGTAGAGCAGCTAGAGTATCAAATAAGGCAACATTTCTGGCAGAGTTAGAGATATCTTCACTCTTACTTAAATATGAACCATAAATAACTGAACCATGCCCTGCAACTGAAAGAGAAAAGAACGCTTGTCCAAAAGCAAAAATCCAAATTTTTGGATTCAAAAGTCCTTCAAAATTTACAGTAAAAATATATTTATAACCATTAGAAGAACCTGGTTGAAATACTATATATATGCCTAATAAGACAAATAAAACAAATAATATAGGCATCATAATTTTATTTGCTTTTTCTATACCACCAGAAACTCCCATTGACATAATAATAAAACTTGCTATTAATGCAATAATTATCCAAAAATTAGCTCCCCATGCAGAAGCAGTTTGCCCAAAGGTAGAACCAATTACTTCCATATTTGATTGCATAGCATACATAGAGCCATTAATTGACATCCAAGCATATTTGAAAACCCAACCCATTACACAAGAATATCCAATTGCAAGAGATAAAGAACCTAATATAGGTATTATTCCAATTTTTTCTCCTATACTTCTATTTCCTCTCATTTCAGTACACATTCCAAATGCTCCAACAGGACCAGCACCAGCTGCACGTCCTAGGGCAAATTCTTCTATAACTCCAGTAGAACCAATAAGAATTACAAAAATAAAATAAGGAATTAAAAAAGTCATTCCACCCAATTCAGAAACAAGAACAGGAAATCTCCAAATATTTCCCATTCCAACAGCAGAACCAATACAAGCTAAGATGAAGCCCCATTTTGTAGTAAAACCATCACGCTTTTCAATAGCACTCATAAATTCCTCCTTTAAAATTTTTAATCTAAAATAGCTGTTGCACAATTATTTTATATATTAAAGAGGGGTAAATAATAAAAATGCAACAGCCAGCTTTTAACAAAAATATTCAATTTTTAAATTCTATTTTTCTTCATTTGGATAAGGTTCCAAGAAAGCATGGAAGTGTCTCATAGGTAAATTATGACCAGAAACAATTCTCATATTAGGAATACTTTCTCTATCTTCATAAAGAGCTTTTACAGCTGCAATAACATAGTCAAGATGTTCTTGTGAATAAACACTTCTATTTATTGCAAATCTTACAACATTTGCAACTTCTGCTTGTTGTTCAGGAGTTTTTAAATCATATTCCATAGAATAATCTCCTAATTCAGAAACACGAATTCCATATCTTCTGATAAGTTCAAGACTGAATCCTTCTCCTGCAAAAGTTTCATGTCCTCTTTTTCCATCAAAGAATTCATCCATATTTATATAGACTCCGTGTCCTCCTGCTGGAAGAACAACTCCTTTAACACCTGCTTTATAGAAACCTTCTGCTAGATAGTTACATTGTTCAACTCTTTCTTGTAGGTAGTTGAAATTACAACATTCATAAAGTCCAGCAGCAAGTGCCATAATGTCACGACCTGACATACTTCCATAAGAGTCATTACCATAAGAAGATATTTGTTTAACTTTTAATAATATTCCTACATCTGTTTTAACTGTTCCATCTTCATTAAAATCAGAGAATTTCTTCCAGAAATATCCTTTATCACGGAAAGCTAAAATTCCTCCCATATTAGCATGTCCATCTTTTTTAAGAGAAGCAGTAAATCCATCACAGTAAGAGAACATTTCTTTTGCAATTTCAGCAATAGATTTATCTCTGTATCCTTCTTCATTCATTTTTATAAAGTAACAGTTTTCAGCCCATCTTGCAGCATCTAGCATAAATGGTATTTCATATTTATGAGCAATTTTTGCAGTTTCACGAATACTTTTCATTGATACTGCTTGTCCACAAATAGTGTTGTTAGTTACTGTTGTATAAATCATTGGTATATTTTCTATTCCAACAGCATCAATAAGTTGTTGAAGTTTATTTATATCCATATCTCCTTTGAAAGGATTTTTTTCATAACGACCACCTTCTGGAACTTCATATAATAGTTCTTTATTATATAAGTTACGAGGGACAGATCCCATTTGTTTAATATTTCCTTCTGTTGTATCAAAGTGTCCATTAGATGGAATAGTAAATACTTTTCCTGGTTCACGAACAGCAAGTATCTTACGAACTATTTCAAATAGAATAGATTCTGCTGCACGACCTTGTGGCATTAAGAAAGCGTTAGGTCTTTCAAGTTGAGCAGCTCCACCATTGAATAGTCCACCTTCATATTCACATAGATACATTTCATTCATCATTTTTTCTATGTCTTGACAATCAGTACGAACTAGGTTAATAATTTTTTTTTGATTATCCCCTCTTTCAAAACAATCTCTCATTGCATCAAGTAATACATAGTAACCTTTGTTTCTTCCGTAAGATTCATCACCTAGGAACATAGCTGACCATTGTTGGTCTGTCATAGCAGTAGTTCCCGAGTCTGATAACATATCCACTGTTAGCATTCCAGCAGGGAAAGCAAATTCATTATAGTGAGTTGCTTTTAATGCACGTTCCCTTTGTTCAACTGTCACTTCAGGAATGTTACGTTTAACATAAGAAAAAGAGCGTGGTACTGGGACATCAAGTAAATATTTTTTCATAATATACCTCCTAAAATTTTAGTACCCCGGTTGTCAATAAATGATTAGCGGACAGCACTCTTTTATATTTTAAATAATATTTTAATCTTTAAAACGAAAAAACTATTCTAAAAAAATATATTCCATAATAAAAATAAATATTATTCTCTAATTGAAAATATTTTAGCACTATGATAAAATATTGTCAATTAGATTTTTAATTGGGGGAAAAATGAAAAACGAATTACTAAATCAATATAAAATATTAGTAAATTTTTTAGGAAAAACCTTAGGTCCATCTTTTGAAATAGTTTTACATGAAATAAAGAGTGAAGAGGTAAAA is a genomic window of Fusobacterium nucleatum containing:
- a CDS encoding sodium-dependent transporter; this translates as MSAIEKRDGFTTKWGFILACIGSAVGMGNIWRFPVLVSELGGMTFLIPYFIFVILIGSTGVIEEFALGRAAGAGPVGAFGMCTEMRGNRSIGEKIGIIPILGSLSLAIGYSCVMGWVFKYAWMSINGSMYAMQSNMEVIGSTFGQTASAWGANFWIIIALIASFIIMSMGVSGGIEKANKIMMPILFVLFVLLGIYIVFQPGSSNGYKYIFTVNFEGLLNPKIWIFAFGQAFFSLSVAGHGSVIYGSYLSKSEDISNSARNVALFDTLAALLAAFVIIPAMAVGGAELSSGGPGLMFIYLVNIMNNMAGGRIIEVIFYLCILFAGVSSIINLYEAPVAFLQEKFKANRVTATAIIHIIGCIVAICIQGIVSQWMDVVSIYICPLGALLAAIMFFWVAGKEFAEEAVNMGATKKIGSWFYPAGKYIYCLLALVALIAGALLGGIG
- a CDS encoding tryptophanase; the protein is MKKYLLDVPVPRSFSYVKRNIPEVTVEQRERALKATHYNEFAFPAGMLTVDMLSDSGTTAMTDQQWSAMFLGDESYGRNKGYYVLLDAMRDCFERGDNQKKIINLVRTDCQDIEKMMNEMYLCEYEGGLFNGGAAQLERPNAFLMPQGRAAESILFEIVRKILAVREPGKVFTIPSNGHFDTTEGNIKQMGSVPRNLYNKELLYEVPEGGRYEKNPFKGDMDINKLQQLIDAVGIENIPMIYTTVTNNTICGQAVSMKSIRETAKIAHKYEIPFMLDAARWAENCYFIKMNEEGYRDKSIAEIAKEMFSYCDGFTASLKKDGHANMGGILAFRDKGYFWKKFSDFNEDGTVKTDVGILLKVKQISSYGNDSYGSMSGRDIMALAAGLYECCNFNYLQERVEQCNYLAEGFYKAGVKGVVLPAGGHGVYINMDEFFDGKRGHETFAGEGFSLELIRRYGIRVSELGDYSMEYDLKTPEQQAEVANVVRFAINRSVYSQEHLDYVIAAVKALYEDRESIPNMRIVSGHNLPMRHFHAFLEPYPNEEK